The nucleotide sequence ACCGACGGCATATAGGATGTAAGTTTTACAAACTGTTTTATATCTATTATGCCCTCGTTGACCAGTTTAAGTGTGAGTGGTATTAATGTTTGGAGACCGATAACACCGTTCGGAGCATTGTCGAATTCCACAAATTTTTCATCCGGATGATGAGGGGCGTGATCTGTCGCAATGATATCAATTGTCCCGTCTTTCAACGCTTCTTTTATGCATATTACATCCTCTTTTGTCCGTAAGGGCGGGTTCATTTTGTAATTTGTATCATAATTGAGCAGCTCCTCTTCAGTAAAAGTAAAATGATGGGGGGCGGCTTCACATGTTACATTTAATCCCTGGTCTTTTGCTCTGCGTATTAAATCCACTGAGCCTTTTGTGCTGACATGGGCAATATGAATATGAGCGCCGGTAAGTTTTGAAAGGAGAATATCTCTGGATATCATTATTTCTTCTGCTTCTGCAGGTATCCCTTTTAAGCCGGTTATTGTTGAAACTTTCCCTTCATTTATTACGCCGCTTCCCGCCAGTGATATATCTTCAGAATGGCTTATAATGAAAGCTCCTATGCCTGAAGCATATTCTAAAGCTCTCCGCATAACTTCGCTTGAAAGTACGGGCAATCCGTCATCTGAAAAGGCCAAGGCTCCGGCTTTTTTCATTTCTCCCATCTCGGCAAGCTCTTCACCGTTCATTTTCTTTGTTATCGAGCCGACAGGGAAAATGTCTATTTTGCCGTATTCCCGGGCTTTCTCAATCATGTAAGATGTCACGGACTCGTTGTCGTTTACAGGTTTGGTGTTTGCCATGGGGAAACAGGTGGTAATTCCACCGGCTGCAGCTGCATCACTTCCTGAAAAGATGTCTTCTTTATATTCAAATCCCGGATCCCTGAAATGTACATGCATGTCGATAAGGCCGGGGAGAATATAATTACCTTTGCAGTCAATCTCCTTTAGGTTGTCATCGGCTTTTATATTGGAAGAAACACCGGAAATTTTACCATTTTTAATTAAGATATCGGTATCTTTTTCACTATCGTAATTTATCACTTTTCCGTTTTTTAATAATAAATCCATTATCTTACCTCCGTTTTGATTCCAAGAAGATATAAAACAGCCATCCTGACTGCAACGCCGTTTTCAACCTGTTCAAGTATTACCGACTGTGCTGAATCTGCAGCGTTGCTGGCAAGCTCCACACCTCTGTTTATAGGACCTGGGTGCATTATCAGTGCATCTTTTTTAGCAAGTTTCATTTTTTCAGCGTTAAGGCCGTAAAGCCTTGAATATTCCTTTACAGAAGGAAGGAGTGTTTTTGACTGCCGCTCCATCTGTATTCTCAGCATCATTACCACATCAGTGTTTTCAAGAGCTTCTTCAATGCTGCTGCATATTTTGCATCCAAAGGGTTCCGGATGTGCAGGCATCATCGTTTTAGGGCCGAAAAGTTTTACATTCATACCAAGTTTTTGCATTGCCCAAATGTTAGACCTTGCAACTCTGCTGTGCGTTATATCTCCGATTATTGCAACATTGAGATTTGCAAAATCATTTTTATGCTCTTTGATTGTTAACAAATCAAGGAGAGCCTGAGTCGGATGCTCGTTTGTTCCATCCCCAGCGTTAACCACTCTGGCACAAGTGTTTTCCGCAATAAATTTGACTGAGCCTGAAAAAGCATGACGTACAACAAAAACATCTGTATTCATTGATTCTATATTTTTTACCGTGTCTATAAGTGTTTCTCCTTTGGAGGTACTGCTGGAGGAAGAGGAAAAATTAATTGTGTCAGCAGAAAGCCTTTTGCCGGCTATTTCGAAAGATGTTCGGGTTCTGGTTGACGGCTCGAAAAAAAGATTTACCACAGTTCTGCCTTTCAATGTGGGTACTTTTTTGACATCCCGTTTGCCTATCTCTTTGAATTTTTCTGCAGTCTCAAGAATAAACAGAATTTCTTCAGCGCTTAAATCTTTTAATCCAACCAGATCTTTTCTGTTAAAACTCATATTTACACTCCGTCCTCGTTTTTTTCAATACTGACAGAATCCACTTTATCCAATTCTTTGAGTTTCACATTGATCTTTTCATCAAGGCTTGTGGGAACATATTTGCCTGTGAAGTCGGCTTGTATCGGCAGCTCTCTGTGTCCTCTGTCTATAAGACAGGCGAGTATTATTTTTTCCGGCCTGCCAAAGTCGATAATTGCATCCAGAGCTGATCTGACTGTTCTGCCGGTGAAGATTACATCGTCAATAAGAATAATGTTTTTCCCCTTTACCCTGAAATCAATTTCAGTACCTGATAACAAAGGATAATCCGCTATTTCTGTTAAATCGTCCCTGTAAAGGGTGATATCCAGATATCCCACGGGTGCTTTTTTGCCGCTGTGTTCCTTTATTTTGTCATTAATTCTGTCTGCCAGAATAGCCCCTCTTCTTTTTATCCCGATCAGAGCAATATTCTCAAAATTGCTGCATTTTTCAAGAATTTGAAAAGTAATCCGAGTGATAATGCTGTCCAATTCATGTTTATTCAAAATTTCCTTTTCTATCTTCCCGGTTTTTGACTTTTCATTGTTGTTATTCATGATACCTCCTGATATATACGCATAGATAAAAAAAAGAGCTTCCCAGCTAACTGCTGAAAAGCTCTTTAGATTTTATATTCATAATTTTTATGCGGATAATCATTTTTAACCTCACTTTTCAACAATATCTTTATAAAATGGATATGTCAATAATATTTTAGAGATGAGACTTTGAGATATCGTCACACTGTAGCATCTGAGTAAATTTATCCACCACTTGGCAGATGTTATAGCATGACCAAACAGAGTTTCTCAAAAGTCTTCAGATGGATAATGAATTATATTTTAACAAGTTTGCCTATAATTAAAAAAGGCTTTTTAGGCCAATTGCCTTATTTTATATTGAAAATAATATAAATCATATTATAATGTAATGATTTTTCTGGAAAAAATCAGAGGAGGAAATAATGAATTATCTTAAATCAAACGATGCCTTGGGAACTGTGAACAGAGGCAATCCTGCGGAGTCAGGACTTTGTACTTTATGTCTTGCGGACTGCAAAGGTAAATGTGAAACATGGCTGTCCAGTATACGCGGACGTAAAATGCTTTACCCCAGAGATTTTGGAGAAAGTACCTCCGGAAGTTTAAATACCAATCATGTGGGTGTTTCATATTCAAATCTCAGAATACAGGGATACCTTTACGGATCAGAGGGGATACCTGCAGGGCTTACGAACGATCCTGATGACTGCATATTTCCTAACGCTTCCACTGAAACGGAATTTGGAGCAGAGGTTAAGACAAAAGTAAAAGTTCCTTTTATTACCGGGGCTCTGGGGTCCACATTTATTGCAGAAAAATACTGGGATTCAATGGCTATAGGAGCTGCTTTGGTTGGGTTCCCGATAGTTATAGGTGAAAATGTCGTTGGTGTTGATCAGGAATCAGAGATTAAAAACGGCAAAATTGTAAAAGCACCGGAATTAGATAGAAGGATAAACTCTTTTCTCAGATATTATGACGGTTATGGAGCCGTAATTGTTCAGATGAATGTAGAAGATACCCGTAACGGCGTTGCCGAATATCTGATAGAAAAATTCGGAGACAAAGTAATACTTGAATTAAAATGGGGACAGGGAGCCAAATGCATAGGGGGCGAAATCCAGGTGAATGATCTGGATTATGCCATTTTTCTTAAAAACAGGGGTTATATAGTTGATCCTGATCCAACTAAGAAAGAAAACCAGGAAGCCTTTTATAAGCATGCTATCACCAGCTTTGCAAGGCACAGCAGACTCGGTTTTACTGACCTGGATTCGCCTGATGCTGTTCATGATTTTTTTGTGGAGGAAGTAGCCAGGTTGAGAAAACTGGGTTTTGAACGTATAACACTGAAGACGGGTGCATACGGGATGAGAGAGTTGGCGATGGCTGTTAAACTTGCTTCTGAAGCAGGTTTGGATTTGCTTACAATTGACGGTTCCGGCGGTGGGACAGGTATGAGCCCTTGGAATATGATGGAAAGCTGGGGTGTTCCTTCCATACATCTACACTCAAAGGCTTATGAGTATGCAAAAATTGTGAAGGAAAAAACAGGCAGGGTTGTGGATTTGTCTTTCGGCGGTGGTTTTGCAAACGAAGATCAGATTTTTAAATCTCTGGCTCTTGGAGCTCCTTTTGCAAAACTTGCATGCATGGGGCGCTCCATGATGATTCCAGCTTTTTTGGGATCAAATATTGAAGGGGCTATTCATAAAACAAGAAAAAACAGGGTCTTTGGTCATTGGGACAAACTTCCCTCTTCAATAACCCAATTCGGCGCATATCCTGAAGAAATATTTGCAAATTACTATGAAGTCGAGGAAAAAGTTGGTAAAGATGAGATGCGTAATATTCCTTTCGGAGCGATAGGAGTGTGGACATTGTGTGATAAGTTGAAGGGAGGCATACAGCAGTTTATGTCAGGAGCCCGAAAGTTTGCTCTTTCCGAGATTTCCAGGGATGATATTATGTCCGGAAACACGGAAACTGCCGAAGTAACTAAAATCCCTTTTATGACAGAAATCAATGATGAAGCTGCAAAAGAGATTTTAAAGAAATAAATTAAGTAGTTAACCCTGAAAAAGGTATATTTTCTTAAAATTTGCCAATATTTTTGTTTATTAAATGTAAACTATACATATATTTTGGCATACTTTTTATCCAGAAACACTTCGTTTGCAAAATTTGCTAATTTTTTTGCAATATTATCCATAAATTTTTTGAGAAAAAATAAAAGAAAGGCCAGTATCAGCCTTAAATTATGTCCACTTGCTGCCAAAATCGCATTAGCTTTATCTCCCTCTTTGCCTTTCAGATAATTTCTGTCCATCCGGTTATCTCGCTTAGTATGACCTATCGTCGCCTCAACACAACTTCGTCTTTTCAATAACCTCTTAAAATTAACTTTGAATTTCTTCATACTGCGTGGAACTACATGGACTTTTGCATCCCCTCTATAATTGTGCTTCCTGTAACCCAAATCTACCAATATCGTATCTATTGTACCGTTACTACCCAAAAGGGTTTTTGCTTCACATAAATTCTCTTCTAATGTATGACCGTCATAAGGATTGCCGTGAAATGATTTGCAACTCAGTATAAAATTCTTCTTCAATGTACCAACAAAACCTACTTTGTTACCAAACTCATACCTCTTATGGCTCTTGCCCTTGCTAATGCACTCAACCTCTGGACTGTGAAGACTGTAAAGTTTGTTCTTGCTCTTTTTACTCCGATTCCACAAACTCTCGTAAAATAACTTTAGCTGTTGAAACTCATCCGAATTCCTCAATTCCTCAGGTAAAACCCTTTCTATAGAACGATATAATTTGCCCATCTTTGTCTTCATCTTTTTTACTGCCTTACCCGCTCTCTTGTACTGTTTCGCATGAACATAGCCACTATATTTCATCAATAGCTTCTTGCCGGAATATTCATGTGTCTCCTTTAACCTTATCTCATGCTTCTTTGAAAATTTCACAAGATATTTGATCATTGTATAAAAAAGTTTTATGTCCGTTGGAAACGTTATGTTCTTTTCCTGCACCGTCGTATCTGCAGCTACTTTCTTTACGTCATTCTTATTAAGATAACCACTACGAAAAGCAGTGTTAATTGTCTCCTCTAAAAACTTCAACAAATCTTCTTCTTTTAAACGATTCCGAAATCTTGTCATGCTGGTTGGATTTATCGGCACCTTTGTCTGGAATACCTTTTCTCCAGTGAAGTACTGCCAGTAAGGGTTTTCTTTCCAGCCATGCACCACGTCTTCATCACTCAAATTGTACGTGTATTTCAAATAATGAAACCCAACCATCATACGCATTGGAATTCCTGGGCGACCATCGTTACGGTGATAAAGACTGCCAAATTCTTTCTCAAAATATTCCCAGTCTATTTTATCTGCTAATTGTATTAATGGATGTTTCATATCTATAATGTTAACAAGCAGTGGTTCTAAAAGCTCTTGTGTCGTCGAATCTTGCTTCTTAGGACGCATATAATCCCCCGGGTTTTTTGCTTATTCCTTTACTTTTCTGTGGGATTACTTTAGCATATTTCCTTGGTTAACTCAAGTATTATCAAATAGTTATCTAGTTTCTCAGGGCTAACTAAGTAAAAATGCCCCGGTACCGGGGCATTTTTTAAATTCCTTCGGAAGTCTTTTTAATCTTACTGTTTTTTCTGAGAAGATATCGGTTGAGAGCATTAAGGTAAGCTTTGGCACTGGCTTCAACAACGTCTGTGGAATATCCTCTTCCGGTTATTTCGTTTCCGGATTTTTCAAAATCCACACTTACTACAACTTCACCCTGAGCATCTTTACCTGCTGTTACAGCATTAATACGGTACTTTTTCAATCTGCCGGGGATACCTGTAATTCTTTCTATTGCCTTAAATGAGGCATCAACAGGACCGTCACCAGTTGAAGCATCGGTGGTGATATTTCCTTTTTCGTCCACAATCTGAACTGTAGAAGTTGGAATAGATGTGTTTCCGCTGACAATATTGAGATATTCCAGGGAGTAAAATTCTTTTGCTTCGGAAATCTGGTTTTCGATAATTGTCTCAAGATCCTCGTCGTATACTTCTTTCTTTTTGTCGGCCAGTTCTTTAAATTTTGCAAAGGCTTTTTCCAAATCATATGATTGAAGCTCAAATCCAAGATCCTGCAGTCTTTGCACAAAAGCATGTCTTCCGGAATGTTTTCCGAGAACAAGTTTATTGGATGGAAAACCCACACTTTCCGGGGTCATGATTTCATAAGTGGTCCTTTCCTTGAGTACACCGTCCTGGTGGATACCTGCTTCATGAGCAAACGCATTTTTACCCACAATCGCTTTATTCGGTTGAACTTCCACGCCGGTGATGGAAGTGAGGAGTCTGCTTGCTCTGTAAAGCTCCGAGGTGTTAACTGTACAGTTAACATAGTCAAAAAGATCCTTTCTCACATAAAGTGACATAACAACCTCTTCCAATGAAGCATTGCCGGCTCTTTCTCCGATTCCATTAATAGTGCATTCGACTTGTCTTGCTCCTGCCTTGATTGCTGCAAGTGAATTTGCAACGGCAAGACCCAGGTCATTGTGGCAGTGAACACTGATATTGGCTTTGTCTACATTGGGCACTTTATTCATAATTGTGCTGATTATCTGTTCAAACTCTATAGGAGCAGTATACCCTACGGTATCAGGAATATTTACGGTTTTTGCTCCTGCGTTTATAACCGTTTCCACAACCCTGCACAAAAAATCCAAATCTGTCCTTGTGGCGTCTTCTGCGCTGAATTCAACATCTTCACACAGATTTCTCGCAAATTTTACAGAATCTTCAGCGATAGTCAGCACTTCCTCTTTATCTTTTTTGAGTTTATGTTTCATATGAATATCCGAGGTTGCTATAAAAGTGTGAATTCTTGCCCTTGGAGCACTTTGTAAAGCTTCCCATCCGTCTTCTATGTCTTTTTTGTTCGCTCTGCAAAGTCCGGCAACTCCGATCTCTTTTACTGATTCAGCCACCTTTTTTACAGCTTCAAAGTCACCCACAGATGAAATGGGAAATCCAGCCTCAATAACGTCAACTCCGAGCTTTTCCATCTGCAATGCCAATCTCACCTTTTCATCAACATTCATACTGAATCCCGGTGCCTGTTCGCCGTCTCTTAATGTTGTGTCGAAAATCACCAATTTTTCACTCATTTTGATCCTCCTTTTTTGTTTTCATATATAAAAAAAGCCCCAACCCCGGAAGAGGGCTGAGGCTTTATATATTTAGCTGACTTTTTTAGCTAAATGCGCCTTTCCTCCAGGGTTTTACCCATCTTACCCAATTTTAGCAGAGATAGCAGCAGACCGGATAGGACATAAAGTATAAAAAAGAGAAAAAGAAACATTTCGGGATAAAGACCTATTATAAATATCAGAAGAACAAAAATCACCATTAAGTTAAACGTTTTGATACCGTGGTAGTCGAACTTTTTGAAGCTGAAGTAGGGGAAATTGCTTACCATAAGGAAAGCCAGAACATATATTAAAAATACAAAGCCAATGGATATGGAAAAATTTGCCGCATTACCGATTAACTGGTTTATAAAAAGCAGTGTTGAAGCTATCAAACCTGCAGCTGCAGGAATAGGGAGTCCCACAAAAAATTTTGATGAAATTTTCTTTGTCTGAACATTAAAACGTGCAAGTCTCAGAGCTCCGCATGCAATGAATAAAAAAGCGGCCATCCATCCCAGTCTTCCGTAAGGCATTAAAAGCCATTTATAAAGTAAAAGGGCGGGGGCTATTCCAAAAGAAACAAGATCACTTAATGAATCCAGCTGAATACCGAAATCACTTGTTGCGTTCATAAGTCTCGCTATTTTCCCGTCGATACCGTCAAAAAAGAAAGCGACAAGTATTGCATAGGCGGCAAACTCAAAATTACCCCGTTCGGTGGCAATTATGGAATAAAATCCGCTGAACATAGCCATTATTGTAATAAAGTTGGGGATTACATGTTCTTTTTTCATTTATCCGTTATACCTCGCGATAATCGTCTCCCCTGCTTTCACCTTTTCACCTTCTGCAACGGCCGGCTGAAATCCTGCCGGGAGATAGTGGTCGAAACGGGAAGAGAATTTGATTATACCCAGTCTATCCCCCATCGGCACGTCCATTGCTTTTTCAGCATAGCAGACAGTGCGTCTTGCAACAAGACCTGCCACTTGCTTAAATACAGCTTTTCCGTACTTTGTTTCCACAGTAATTATATTTTGCTCGTTTTCAAAAGAACTTTCCTTTTTATCCGCCGGGATAAATTTTCCGGATTTATGTGTAATATCAGTTACCTTGCCTGATAAAGGCATACGGTTTACATGAACATTAAATATATTCATAAATACACTGATTTTGGTGAAAATCTCCCCGTCAAATTCTTCCCGGCTAATGTCAACTATTTTCCCGTCAGCTCCTGATAATGCAATGTCATCAAAAGGAGGGATACGTCTTTCGGGATCCCGGAAAAAAATTATAAAAAATACGAGTAAAACTATTAAAAGGAATATTAAAAATCCCTCAGGGATTATTGCCAGTATTAAAACTGCTGCAGCTGCAGTCAATATAAAAGGATATCCTTCTTTGGCTATCAATCTTTACCTCATTAAAAATATAATTACAAAATTATATATTGTTTATACTAAATATCAATGAAAAGTTACTGCTTTAATTTTGCATTAGAAAATAACAAACTCCGATTTTGATATTTTTCCTGTTGTTTTTAAAATACAAGAAAAGATTTTCCAAATATTACTTCATTCATACTTTACTAAAGCATAAATTTTCTCCATTTACACCGTTTTTAGACACAGCAATACTGCCTATTGCCTGAATTGTCCACAAAGTTAACATAAGTAAAGAAAAAAGGTCACAACATTAAACATTCTGTCCTCCACTGTTCCATTTTTTTGAACATATCCACACTGCAGCACAACTTCAGTTTATTACCGCCGTGGGACACAAGTTTCCCCGCTATAGATATGACCTGATAACGTATACTACCCATCTCTTTATTTTTATAGACACCTCCCATTATGATTCGTTTGAGGTACATAATCAGATTATATGCCAGTATTCCTGTCTTAAACCATAAGCCGTTACCCGCAAGATTACCCGAAGGAAAGCTTTTTAAATTAAAACCATACTTTGCTTCTTTTATATTGTATTCACAAACACCGCGCAAATTATAAAAATGTACCACCTTTTCTGCATCCAGTTTTGAATTAGTTGCAATAACACGATATTCATATTTATCACCAAGAAGCTCCGGAACTGTGGGGTTGTCTGACTCAATTTTCTTACGAACAACTATTATATATACGGAAACTCTCCTTAGTGTTTTCCATACAGTGAATAAACTCTGCTATTTCCTCATTATCGCTTTCATCTCCATACCTATTTCTATATCTTTTCCATGAATCAGATGGTATATGATTTATTCCTTTACGAACTGAACTATCAAGGTCACCTCCTATAAAAAACGTTAAATCGTTATCAAAACAGTAATTCAATACTTTAGATTGGTAACCGGCAGAATCATTACGAACATTGGATACTTCTATACCACAAGATTCAAGATATTTATGGACTCTCTGAAGCTGTTCAAGTATGCCAACCTGGGCACTTACATTGCCTTCCCGAAATTCCTCGTCTATACAATAACCGCTCTCTCCTATAAAACACGTCATAGAACTGTATGCTTTAAATTTCTTATAACAATACTTGGCATCCCTTTTATACACCTTTGCATAAGTGGCGTCCTGATCCAGAGTAACTGAAAATAAATTTTCTCTTTTTAAAGCATCTTTCACTATTTTATAGTTGAGACTGCCCAGTTTGCTGATTGTTTTATTAACTGCTACTTCATCCAACATGCTTTCTGTTTTTGAAAAATACCTACTGATGCTGGAACTATCCGGGATATCTTCAATACCGCTGATATAGCTTAAAACCTTATCAAAAGAAAGTTTGTCGATATCACTGAAACTCCTGCCACCGCATATCATCGATAGAATAACGAAACCTTTGCACAAGAAAAAATGAAAACATTTGAAGTTAATATATTTTATCTTTACTATTATGATATTATGTGATAATATGTATTATTTATTAAAGACAAAAGGAGTTGTTATGGAAAAGTACATAGAACCCACAGTATTAGATTCAATGTTAGACTTTAAAGCTAATGATTCGACTTATCTTGATAAGATAAATTCACTTATAGACTGGAAGAAAGTAAAATCAATCCTTGATAAGAAATACAGATGGACTAAGAACACATCTGGCAGCAGAGCTTATTCCCCGTTACTTTTGTTTAAAATACTTTTAGTACAGTCGTGGGAAAAGCTGAGTGACCCTCAGGCTGAATTTGCCTTAAAGGATCGGTTGTCAGTAATAAGATTTGTAGGAGTAAGTGTATCCGGAGAAGTTCCGGATCACAGTACCATCAGCAGGTTTCGGAGCAGATTACTTGAATTGGAGATATTTGACGAGTTATTTTCAGAGATAAACAGGCAGTTATCGGAATTAAATTTAATAGTGAAAAGCAGGAAGGAAGCGATAATAGATGCGACATTGGTAGAGTCCTCGTGCCGTCCCCGTAAAGTAGTAAATGATATTGCAGAAGATCGGCATGAAGGAGATGATGACAATGATAGTTCCTGTGGTGGTTCCGGAGGGAATAATGAAAGCAACATAAGTTATTCGAAGGACACTGATGCGAGTTGGTTAAAGAAGGGTAATAGAGCGTATTATGGCTACAAACAATTTTTCTGTGTAAATTCGGACGGTTATATATTGGGAGAAATGGTAAAGAGTGCCAGAGAGAGTGAGGTGCGGAATTTGGCACCTTTATTACAAAAGCTTAATTTGCCTAAGGGAACGGCAATATATGCAGATAAAGGCTACAGCAGTGAATCTAACCGCAAAGACATATCAGGAACCTATGCAGATATGATAATGTATAAGGCAGCGCGGAATAAGCCACTTACAGGATTTCAGAAATTTCATAACAAGGCAGTAAGCAAGGTTCGTTATGTCGTTGAGCAGGCAATTGGATTGATTAAGCTTCATTTTGGTTATACTCGTAGCCGATTTATAGGTATTGATAAGGTTAGGCTGGAATTGTCTATACATTGTATGGCATATAATCTGAGAAAGGGTGCTTTAAGAATGATTTGACAAGATTTAACCATACAGGTGTGTCCAAAATTACCTATTTTGGACAATTTGAGGCAATTTAAACAAACAAATACCTTTGTTTTTGCTGATAATGTTGTTTAAAAAAGTGGTAGTTAACAAATTTAGCTGCAAAATTAATGAAATTTAAAAATATTAGGATGATTCAAAAGTCTCTAACAGGAATTATTTTAGAAGATGGCGGTTTGCCTCTGTTAGAGCCTGGATGATCAAGTTCTTTATCAAGGAAATCTCGGATGCCCATCTTATCTAACAGTGGGATTAACAAAGATATTCCACCAAATGGGGTAATTTTATCATTGCTTCTTTCTAATTTGTAGTTTAGTTTGCTCATTGTAAGTCACCTTTTTGGTTGTGGTTTTTGTTTTCTTAAAACCTTAATCTACAACATCTTAAAGGTGGCTTGCAACTCCTAATGCAATCTTAAAGTACTGCCGCATTCCCATATTTTTTATAGATATGGGAATAGTAGGACGTTATGAAAGTAAAATGGTGAGATAAAGAAGTTGTTATTTGTATTTTGGTATATTAGTTATTGGTGAAAACAATTAACTACTTTTTTTTTCTCACCACGCATTTCGCATCACGGCTAACTTATTGTTAAGTTTTAATCTGCTGGTGTAACACAGGCAGACCTGCAGTCTGCCTGTATTTTATATCAGCAGCTTTTTGAATTATTAATTTTTCTCTTTGTCCACTATCTTTGATTTGCCCAGCCAGCTCATCATTTCGCGCAGCTTTTTACCCACCACTTCAACCTGATGCTCGTTGCCTCTTTTTGTCAATGCGTCAAAAGTGGGCCGTCCTGCTTTATTTTCCAGAATCCACTCTTTGGCAAACTGCCCGCTCTGTATTTCACTCAAAACCGCTTTCATATTTTCTTTAACTTCGGGAGAGATAACCCTCGGCCCCCTGGTTAAGTCACCGTACTGAGCTGTGTTGCTGATGGAATAGCGCATATTGGAAATGCCCCCTTCATACAAGAGATCAACTATGAGTTTTACCTCGTGCAGACACTCAAAATATGCCATTTCAGGTGCATAACCGGCTTCAACAAGTGTCTCAAACCCGTATTGGATAAGCTGACTCATACCGCCGCAGAGGACACTTTGTTCCCCAAAAAGGTCGGTTTCCGTTTCTTCCCTGAAGCTGGTTTCCATAACCCCGGCACGGGCTCCGCCGATTGCCGCTGCATATGACAAGGCAATTTCTTTTGAGTCACCGCTGTAGTCGTGCTCAATTGCAATGAGGCAGGGTACTCCGCCCCCTTTTTCATATTCCGCTCTCACCAGATGCCCCGGTCCTTTGGGGGCAATCATAATAACGTTAATGTTTTCAGGCGGTTTTATCTGGCTGAAATGAATGTTAAATCCGTGTGCAAAGGCCAGATAAGCTCCGTCTTTTAAATTCCCGGCAATGTATTGTTTGTAAATGTCCCCCTGATCTTCATCAGGGGTAAGCATCATTATAACATCCGCCCATTTGGCTGCTTCAGATATCTCCATTACTTTTAATCCGGCAGCTTCCGCTTTTTTCCATGATTTGCTTCCGCTTCTTAGAGCTACAGCAACATCCGCTCCACTGTCTTTAAGGTTATTGGAATGACCGTATCCCTGGCTG is from Flexistipes sinusarabici DSM 4947 and encodes:
- a CDS encoding glutamate synthase-related protein, which codes for MNYLKSNDALGTVNRGNPAESGLCTLCLADCKGKCETWLSSIRGRKMLYPRDFGESTSGSLNTNHVGVSYSNLRIQGYLYGSEGIPAGLTNDPDDCIFPNASTETEFGAEVKTKVKVPFITGALGSTFIAEKYWDSMAIGAALVGFPIVIGENVVGVDQESEIKNGKIVKAPELDRRINSFLRYYDGYGAVIVQMNVEDTRNGVAEYLIEKFGDKVILELKWGQGAKCIGGEIQVNDLDYAIFLKNRGYIVDPDPTKKENQEAFYKHAITSFARHSRLGFTDLDSPDAVHDFFVEEVARLRKLGFERITLKTGAYGMRELAMAVKLASEAGLDLLTIDGSGGGTGMSPWNMMESWGVPSIHLHSKAYEYAKIVKEKTGRVVDLSFGGGFANEDQIFKSLALGAPFAKLACMGRSMMIPAFLGSNIEGAIHKTRKNRVFGHWDKLPSSITQFGAYPEEIFANYYEVEEKVGKDEMRNIPFGAIGVWTLCDKLKGGIQQFMSGARKFALSEISRDDIMSGNTETAEVTKIPFMTEINDEAAKEILKK
- a CDS encoding aspartate carbamoyltransferase catalytic subunit, translated to MSFNRKDLVGLKDLSAEEILFILETAEKFKEIGKRDVKKVPTLKGRTVVNLFFEPSTRTRTSFEIAGKRLSADTINFSSSSSSTSKGETLIDTVKNIESMNTDVFVVRHAFSGSVKFIAENTCARVVNAGDGTNEHPTQALLDLLTIKEHKNDFANLNVAIIGDITHSRVARSNIWAMQKLGMNVKLFGPKTMMPAHPEPFGCKICSSIEEALENTDVVMMLRIQMERQSKTLLPSVKEYSRLYGLNAEKMKLAKKDALIMHPGPINRGVELASNAADSAQSVILEQVENGVAVRMAVLYLLGIKTEVR
- a CDS encoding dihydroorotase, with translation MDLLLKNGKVINYDSEKDTDILIKNGKISGVSSNIKADDNLKEIDCKGNYILPGLIDMHVHFRDPGFEYKEDIFSGSDAAAAGGITTCFPMANTKPVNDNESVTSYMIEKAREYGKIDIFPVGSITKKMNGEELAEMGEMKKAGALAFSDDGLPVLSSEVMRRALEYASGIGAFIISHSEDISLAGSGVINEGKVSTITGLKGIPAEAEEIMISRDILLSKLTGAHIHIAHVSTKGSVDLIRRAKDQGLNVTCEAAPHHFTFTEEELLNYDTNYKMNPPLRTKEDVICIKEALKDGTIDIIATDHAPHHPDEKFVEFDNAPNGVIGLQTLIPLTLKLVNEGIIDIKQFVKLTSYMPSVISGLDDRGEIKEDKIADITVIDPEKTYLYDKNINKSKAENSPLLGSGLQGMALYTIKNGRIVYES
- a CDS encoding IS5 family transposase encodes the protein MRPKKQDSTTQELLEPLLVNIIDMKHPLIQLADKIDWEYFEKEFGSLYHRNDGRPGIPMRMMVGFHYLKYTYNLSDEDVVHGWKENPYWQYFTGEKVFQTKVPINPTSMTRFRNRLKEEDLLKFLEETINTAFRSGYLNKNDVKKVAADTTVQEKNITFPTDIKLFYTMIKYLVKFSKKHEIRLKETHEYSGKKLLMKYSGYVHAKQYKRAGKAVKKMKTKMGKLYRSIERVLPEELRNSDEFQQLKLFYESLWNRSKKSKNKLYSLHSPEVECISKGKSHKRYEFGNKVGFVGTLKKNFILSCKSFHGNPYDGHTLEENLCEAKTLLGSNGTIDTILVDLGYRKHNYRGDAKVHVVPRSMKKFKVNFKRLLKRRSCVEATIGHTKRDNRMDRNYLKGKEGDKANAILAASGHNLRLILAFLLFFLKKFMDNIAKKLANFANEVFLDKKYAKIYV
- the pyrR gene encoding bifunctional pyr operon transcriptional regulator/uracil phosphoribosyltransferase PyrR produces the protein MNNNNEKSKTGKIEKEILNKHELDSIITRITFQILEKCSNFENIALIGIKRRGAILADRINDKIKEHSGKKAPVGYLDITLYRDDLTEIADYPLLSGTEIDFRVKGKNIILIDDVIFTGRTVRSALDAIIDFGRPEKIILACLIDRGHRELPIQADFTGKYVPTSLDEKINVKLKELDKVDSVSIEKNEDGV